A stretch of DNA from Deinococcus seoulensis:
ACTCACAGGAACCTGCACCGGGGATCAGGTCACGGCCTATCTGGACACGCTGGCCGCCGAATGCTCCTTTTCTGAACCTGATTGAGGAGGTGTGGCGCAGATTGAAGGGCATCCTGATGCCCCGCCGCTGCTACAACTCGGTCGCTGAACTTCGGGATGCTCTGCTGACGGGTCTCAAGATTCTCGGAACTCGATTTATCTGAATCTTAAATGCGCTGTACTTAGTGTGGCTTCGATGACCGGCCTTCCTCCTGTGACGGTCACTCCCAGCCTGGGCGCTCCCGTTGCCCGCGCGGCGGCCTCCGGTTTCGGTATCGGGGGTGCGCCCAGGCGCCGCCCACACACGGGGCGGCGCCTGCGGGCAACGCGCGCCGCACTTCACTTCGGCGCGTGTTGCCGGACCTGCCGGGGTGCGCTTCAGCCGCGGATGAAGCTGAGCAGGTCGGCGTTCAGCTGGTCCTTGTGGGTGGTGGCGAGGCCGTGCGGGGCGCCCTCGTAGGTTTTGAGAACCGAGCCGCGCACGAGTTCGGCGGCGCGCATGGCGGTCGCCTGGATGGGCACGATCTGGTCGTCGTCTCCGTGGATGATCAGGGTGGGGACGTCGAAGGCGTGCAGGTCGGCTGTCTGATCGGTTTCGGAGAAGGCGGTGACGCAGTCGTACAGGGACGCGAGGCTGGCCTGCATGCCGCCCAGCCAGAAGGTGTCCTGCTGGCCCTGGCTGACGGCCGAGCCGGGACGGTTCGCGCCGTAGAAGGCTGGGGCGAAGTCCTTGAAGTACTGCGAGCGGTCGCGCTGCACGCCCTGGCGGATGCCGTCGATCACGTCGCGGGGCACGCCGTGGGGGTTGTGTTCCGTCTGGATCAGCAGGGGCACGACCGCTCCGACGAGGACGACTTTCTTCACGCGGGCCGTGCCGTGCCGCGCGACGTAGCGGGCGACCTCTCCCCCGCCGGTGCTGTGCCCGACGAGCGTCACGTCCCGCAGGTCGAGGTGCTCGATGACGGCGGCGAGGTCGTCGGCGAAGGTGTCCATGGTCTGCCCGCCCCAGGGCTGGCTGCTGCGGCCGTGCCCGCGGCGGTCGTGGGCGACCACGCGGTAACCGTGCCCGGCGAGGAACATCATCTGGTCCTCCCAGGCGTCGGCGTTCAGGGGCCAGCCGTGGCTGAACACGACGGGCGGACCCTGTCCCCAGTCTTTGAAGTACAGGTCGGTGCCGTCGGGGGTGGTGACGTATGCCATGTGTGTCTCCTGCGTGCCGGGTGGGCAGCGTGAACGTGACGCGCGGCGCTGCGTCCGGGCCGTCCGGGGGGCGCGCGTCTGAAGGCATGGTGCGCGGGGGGGCGTGACCGTCGCGTCACCGCCGCGTGACCATGACCGGCGCCTGCTGCCTTGCGTGGTCTTGCCTGCGGCGCCTCATTCGCGCAGGACGGGGCGGGCAGGGCGTTCTAGAGTGGGGCATGCTCAGAACCCTGGGTCGGCTGTCCCTGCCGGGCACGGCGCTCACGCGTCCCAAACCGCTGCTGCTGCTGGCGTACCTGGCGCTGGAGGGTCCGGCGACGCGGGAGGATCTGGTCGAGGTGTTCTTCGGCGGTGAGCGGGGCGGGCCAGCCAGTCTGCGCAGCACGCTGGGCCGGGTGCGGCGGGCGCTGCCGGGCGCGCTGGTCACGGAGGCGGGGCGGGTGGAAACGGGCGTTCCGTGTGACGCGGCGCTGTTCCTGGGCAGCCTGGACGGGGGGGACGTGGCGGGCGGCGCGGCGGCGTACGCGGGGGCGTTCGTGCAGGGCGCGCAGGTCAGGGGCTGGACGCCGGAACTGGAGGGCTGGGTGTACGGGGTGCGGGAGCGGCTGGGGGAGCGGCAGCGACGGGCGCTGCTGAGCCTAGCGCTGGACGCGGCCCGCCGCGCGGAGTTCGGGATGGCGGCCGGGCTCGCGGTGCGCGCGGCGGCCCTGCGGGAAGCGCCGGACCTGACGCCCGGTCAGGCGCGTTTGCTGCGGCGCTTGCTGAGTGCCGGGGACGCTGCGCTGCCGGTGGAGTTGCGCGGGCTGGACGGTCCGGACCCGGCGGGCGCGCGGCGTGAGCTGCTGGAACTGGCGTGGCAACCGGACGGCGAACACCACGGGTCGGGGGGCAGCGGGCCTGGAACGCTCAGGGGCGCGGTCCTACCCGGCCCCGGACTGCCCGCCGTTGCACCGCCCGTCCCTGCACTGCCCGCCTCTGCATTGCCCGCCTCTGCGCCGGGGGGCGTGGGGTTCGTGGGTCGCGTGGCAGAACTCGGTGTGCTGCTGCGCACGCTGGACATGCCGGACGCGCAACTCGTCGTGATCGTCGGGCCCGGCGGGATCGGCAAGACCCGCCTGGCGCGGGAGGTCACCCGGACCTTCACGCGGCCCGGCGGCGCGGCGTTCCTGACGGTCGAGCCGGACTGGACGCCGGCACAACTGCCTGGCGTGCTGGCCCGCGCGCTGGGGCGGCCCGAACCGCAGGAGCCGGACCCGGTGCAGGCGCTCGCGGGGCTGCTGGGGGGCCGGGAGGCGCTGCTGGTGCTCGACAGTGCCGAACTGCTCACGGGCGGCCTGGCGTGGCTGGGGACGCTGCTGCGCCGGTGCCCGGACGTGAAGGTGCTCGTCACGTCCCGCGAGCGGGTGCCGCTGGATGAGGCATGGACGCTGCACCTGCGCGGCCTGACCCTCCCGCCCGACCGGGCGGGCCGTGAGCAGGTGCGGGCGTCCGAGGCGGCGCAGTTGTTCGTGGCGCGCGCCACCCGGCAGCGGCTGGACCTGCCCGTGGAGGGGGAGTGGCGGGTGATCGCGCGGATCTGCGCGCTGGTGGGCGGGTCGCCGCTGGGGCTGGAACTCGCGGCGGCCTGGGCGCGGCTGTGGCCGCTGGAGCGGATCGAGCAGACGCTCACGGAGTCGCTGGACGCCCTGACGGACGCGCCGGACGGGAGCGGCGCGGGCCGGCCGGCGCGGCATCACAGTGTCCGGGCGGTGTTCGAGCAGAGCTGGTCGCGGCTGGGCGCGGCCGACCGGGCGTCCCTGGCGCGGCTGTCCGTGTTCAGCGGGAGCGGCAGTCCGGACGCCGCGCAGGTCGTCACGGGGCAGGACTGGGCGGGCCTGGCGCGGCTGGTGGACGCCTCGCTGCTGGAACTCACGCCCGGCGGCCGGTACCGGCTGCACCCGCTGATTCAGCAGTTCGCGGCCGAGCAGTTGAGCCGTGACCCGCAGGCCAGCGCGGACGCGGCCGCGCGCCGGCGGGCCCTGACCCTGGCGTTCACGGAGCGGGCGGGTGAGGCGCTGCGCGGCCTGGAAGACGAGGCCGGGTGGGTGGAACGGACCTTTCAGGAGTTCGGGAACCTGCGGCAGTCCGTGACCGAGTGGCTGGCGCTGGGGGAGCCGGAACCGGCCGCGCGGAGCCTGAATGCCCTGCGGCCCTTCTGGAGTCGGGGGCCGGCGCTGCGGGAACTGCTCGGCTGGTACCGGCAGGTGCTGCGCGTGCCGGACGCGCTGCCCGTGCCCGTGCGGGGCCTGACGTTCCTGTGCGCCGGGCAGATCGCCATGAACCTCGCGCTGCACGGCGAGGCGCA
This window harbors:
- a CDS encoding ATP-binding protein, with product MLRTLGRLSLPGTALTRPKPLLLLAYLALEGPATREDLVEVFFGGERGGPASLRSTLGRVRRALPGALVTEAGRVETGVPCDAALFLGSLDGGDVAGGAAAYAGAFVQGAQVRGWTPELEGWVYGVRERLGERQRRALLSLALDAARRAEFGMAAGLAVRAAALREAPDLTPGQARLLRRLLSAGDAALPVELRGLDGPDPAGARRELLELAWQPDGEHHGSGGSGPGTLRGAVLPGPGLPAVAPPVPALPASALPASAPGGVGFVGRVAELGVLLRTLDMPDAQLVVIVGPGGIGKTRLAREVTRTFTRPGGAAFLTVEPDWTPAQLPGVLARALGRPEPQEPDPVQALAGLLGGREALLVLDSAELLTGGLAWLGTLLRRCPDVKVLVTSRERVPLDEAWTLHLRGLTLPPDRAGREQVRASEAAQLFVARATRQRLDLPVEGEWRVIARICALVGGSPLGLELAAAWARLWPLERIEQTLTESLDALTDAPDGSGAGRPARHHSVRAVFEQSWSRLGAADRASLARLSVFSGSGSPDAAQVVTGQDWAGLARLVDASLLELTPGGRYRLHPLIQQFAAEQLSRDPQASADAAARRRALTLAFTERAGEALRGLEDEAGWVERTFQEFGNLRQSVTEWLALGEPEPAARSLNALRPFWSRGPALRELLGWYRQVLRVPDALPVPVRGLTFLCAGQIAMNLALHGEAHGFLQAALETDAQRRPPSPLIHLMLGTNLTRQGQLDAARPHYLAAHDAFRAAGTWNGVASSLNSLAYVQRRQGDLGGAAMTLADALDAKRRAGGDEESVLLNLAAVHHDLREFARARALYVQALQGTVRRQFLNQIAPALAGLGRLALDEGRPVLAAQLLAAADAQDDRTDSVRSDEDRRERDGLIRRARAALGGPEDAAFTAAWAQGQAWTPEDALRAVTGA
- a CDS encoding alpha/beta fold hydrolase; this encodes MAYVTTPDGTDLYFKDWGQGPPVVFSHGWPLNADAWEDQMMFLAGHGYRVVAHDRRGHGRSSQPWGGQTMDTFADDLAAVIEHLDLRDVTLVGHSTGGGEVARYVARHGTARVKKVVLVGAVVPLLIQTEHNPHGVPRDVIDGIRQGVQRDRSQYFKDFAPAFYGANRPGSAVSQGQQDTFWLGGMQASLASLYDCVTAFSETDQTADLHAFDVPTLIIHGDDDQIVPIQATAMRAAELVRGSVLKTYEGAPHGLATTHKDQLNADLLSFIRG